In Candidatus Krumholzibacteriia bacterium, the genomic window CATGGCGGCTCCTGACGAAAGAGAAGTGGTGCGGATGTCCCCGACAGGGTACCGCAGGCGTCAGTGTGAATCAATCCCGCCGCGCTTGCGCGCCCGGGTGGCAAGAAAAGCCGCTTCGATACGGTCGATCATTCTCTGCAGGGTGAACTTTTCCAGCATGACGCTGCGGCCGCGTTCGCCCATGGCGCGCCCCCGGTCCGGGGCGCGGAGCACGCTGAGCACGGCCGCTGCCAGTTGATCGGCGTTGTGTACATCCACCAGTATGCCGGTCTCGTCGTGCTGGACGATTTCGGGAATGCTGCTCACGTCGGTGGCAACCACCGGCTTCGCCGCCGCCATCGCCTCCACCAGCACGTAACCGAATCCCTCCACCACCGACGGCAACACCAGCAGGTCGATCGCCTTCATGACCGCGGGGATGTCCCTGCGAAACCCGGCGTGAACCACGTTGCGCTCGACGCCGAGTTCGCGCGTCTTCTCCAGCAGGAACTCCACCAGCATGCCCTTGCCGACAAAGAGAAAGCGGACGCCTGGCAGCTGCTCGACCACACGCGGGATGCTCCACACCAGATCGGGGATTCCTTTGCGTTCGATGATCTGCCCCACGAACCCCACCACCGGTGCGTCGTCCGCAATGCCCAGTTCCGCGCGCAACGCCATCCCGTCCTGTGGCCCGTCCAGGTATGGCGCCGGGTCGATTCCCTTGTATATGACCTCGATGCGATCCGGGCTCAACCACGGCGCGTTCATGAGCAGCGAACGCTTGGTGGCTGCGGAGTTGGCCAGAATGTGATCCGCCAGATGGTTGTAGGTGAATCGATAACGCAGCTTGTTCTTGAGGGGATAGTCGACCTCGCGCGATGGCACCACCGCAATCCGGCCCGCCAGGCGGGCGGCCAGGCCGGAGAAGCGCAACTCCTTGTCCATGTTGGTGGAGATCACGTCGATGTCCCGGGCGCGCATGAGCCGGACCATGTTTGCGACCACCACCGGGTCGAAATCGCTGCGCATCGCAACCGGCACCACGTCCAATCCCTCGGCGCGCGCGTTCTTTTCCAGGATGGTTCCGGGTCTGCAGGCGAGCGTCACCGTGTGGCCGCGGGCGGCAAGGCCGTGCATGACGTCCATGAGCCACACCTCGGCGCCCCCCCACATCTGAATCGAATTGACAAAGAGAACGCGCAACGGCCCGTTCATTCAGATTGCGGTGGCACGGAAAGTGGCCGGCGTTCGAACAGCATGGTTCCCGTCCGGCCGTCCGCCTTGTACTCGAGCAGCAGCATCCCGTTCATGAAGGAGTAGCGTTGCACGGCGCCAAACAATGCCAGAAAGCGCGACTGCACCTCGGCGGCCGTGCCAATGCACGACCCTTCGTCCGCCACGACGGCCAGCACATGGACCTCGCCGGGGAAATCGGCATCCCGGAAACCCGCCGAGTAGGCCTGACACCCGGCGAAGCCCGAAACGCGAATGCCCTCGAAAACCGCGCTGACCTCCGGCTCCGCCGGCGCGGGCTCATCCCAGCTCCACCACTTGAGCACCCACACCACCCCGGCCAGCACGGATACGTCGAGCCGTCCGGTCGGCGTGGTTCTCACCTCCACCAGTCCATCCGCCGTCAGCTGCCACACGCGCGTGACCAGGTCGCCCGGGCAGCACACAGGATCGCCGGGTCCGACCTGCAGAACATCGATCACGATGCGCCCATCGGTTACACGTGCGTCCCGAATCTTCACCCGGTCACCCAGCAACGCCGCGCCGACGCAGTCCGTTGCCCCGGCTTCCCGCCGCATCACCGTTACGTAGAGCAATTCACCGGTCCCGCCGCCGCTGTAACCCACCAGCGCCACCGCCTCATCGTTCCCGTCACCGTCGAGATCTCCGGTGAGGCGAAAATCGCGCGCGTAGTACAGACGCGGCCGCGCTACGCCGCCCACCACAAAAGGCTCCCCCTGCCAGAGTCCATCCACCAGTGTGACGTGTTCAGCGAGTGCGTCGATGCCGGAGTAGGTGGCATTCTTCAGTTCATCCAGGGTGGGCGCACCCGTCGCGTTGGCGGGAGGCGCGGCCTTCTCGGTTTCGTGCCGCTCGCAACCGGCCAGCAGCGTCAACAACAGCATTGCAAAAACGGTTGATCGTCTCATCATCGTGTATTCTTCCTCTCCATCACTTCTATTTCTACCGGCACCGACATGGGGATCACACGGCCCTCGTCCACGAACCCGGCGACGACCAGGTATCGGCCCGCGGCCAGTGCCTGGGCGGCGTTGAAGTAGCGCTGTCGCCCGCTCCACTCGCGCACGATCATGCCCAGCTCACCCGGCGCCATCACCAGGGTGGTGTCCTGCGGAATACACTCCCGCGCGACGCGCAGGGGCGTTCCTTCCGGCGTGGTGATTTCGTAATCCCAGATGCAGTGCGTCTTGAACTTCTTCTTGTAGGCGTCCTCGCTGTCGTTGAACAGGCTCGCCTCCATGGTGACGCGGTCTCCGGGTGAGAACTTGAGCGGCGCCACGCGCACGGAGAACTTGAGCCCGCGCGGGGCCGGCGTGACACCGGGAATGACCTCGCCCTCCCCCGCGCGTTCGCCCCGGTGCGCGCAGCCGGAAAGACCGGCCAGCAGGCACAGGCAAGCCACGAAGACCGCAAGATGCCTTCTATTTCCTGCGCACATACCGGCCATCGAACACCGCCTGCCAGGACGCTACGCCGTCCGTCGACACTTCGATGAGTTGCCTGACCTCGCCGTTTTCCAGCGCTGTGAGCGTGGTGCGGTCGAAGTAGCTGCCACCGCCCGGCAGCCTGACCTCGCCCTGGAAGCGCAGACTGTTCTCCGCGCGTTCGACCAGCTTCTTCTCCTTCACCCCGCCGCGCGAGAGCGCGTTGCCCGTCACCCACACCTGCTTCCACGTCTTTTCTTCGGGAAGGTAGTAGAACAGACTGTGACCGCGCGTACGCATCGTGGAAGTCCAGTCTTCGGTCACCGCGCAGCCATCCAGGATCTTCTCGATGTGATTGACGCCGGCCAGTGTGTCCTCCACGTACACATCCCAGTCGCCCAGCCAGAAGTCGAGCATGGCGAACGCGGGGTCCGCCGCGCACGATGGCGGAGGCGGTGGTGGTGGTGGCTCGTCACCCCGCGCGGGTGCGCCCGGCACGAGCAGGAACAGAAGCATGATCATCGTGGCACGCATTCGAACTTCCTTCCTGGATGGTATCATAGCAGGCGCACCAGGTCGGGCGCCTCGCCGCGCAGCCGGGCCGCGGCGGCGGCGTCATCCGCCATGAACGCAAAATCGGCAAAGTCGAAGCCGGGGCCCACCGTGCACGTCACCAGTGCGTGGGTTCCCAGCGCGCGCGCCGCCTGCCACGCACCTCCCGGAACCACCGCTGTGGTGATATCTCCGCCGGAGGACGCGCCCAACCGGTGCACGGTCACGCCGAACGTGGCGCGGTCGATCACCAGCAGTTCCAGCGGATCCCCCTCGAGAAACGTCCACTGCTCGTCGGAGCGCACCGAGTGCCACCGGCTGGTGCCACCCTCACCGAGCAGGAAGTAGATGGCGCTCAGCGCCGCGCGCGTTCCACGCCCGTCACCCGGTTTCACCACCGCCGGCGAACGAAACACCTCCCGGTAGAATCCACCTTCGGGGTGGGGTTCCAACTGGAGCGCCAGGATCAACTGTTTGCTGCGCGACCCCGCCATCGCTACTTGAAGGCCTCCGCGAGGAACTCCTTCAACGCCGCCCAGGAGCGACGGTCGGCGGCCGCGTTGTACTCGAGGCCGGGGATCCCACGCTCGTCCGCGCCTGGATTGGTGAAGGAGTGCTTGGCGCCGCCGAAGGAAATGAATTCGTAGTCGGCGCCGGACTCGGCCAGGTTCTTCTGGAACTGCTGGACGACATCATCGGGCATGAATCCATCGGCTGCGCCGTGGCACACCAGGATGCTCGCCTTCACAGGGCCGGGGGCCGGCTCGGGAAAGAGCCCGCCGTGAAAGCTCGCGACGGCGTCGAGATCCGCGCCGTTGAGCGCCATACGCAGCACCACCGAGCCGCCCATGCAGTAGCCGATGGCGGCCACGTGTTCCGGATTTACGCGCGGGTTCTTCTTGAGGAGATCGTAGGCGGCCATGAAACGAGCCGTCGCCATCTCCTGATTGGCCGCCAGCGCGCTCGACCACTCGCCCGCTTCCTGCGGGTGCTCGGTGGTCTTGCCCTCTCCGAACATGTCGATGGCGAAGGCCACATAGCCCAACTCGGCAAGCATCTTCGCGCGCATGCGCGCGTAGTCGTTCAAACCCCACCACTCGTGCACCACCATGACGCCGGGCCGCTTGCCCGTGACGGCGTCGTCGTAGACGATAACTCCCTTGAGCGCGGAATCCCCCTGCTTGTACTCAACGGGTTCTATCTTGACCGCGCCGTGCGCGGCCTGGGCCAGGAGCCCCACCAGGATCACAAGTGCGAGTGTTTTCATCCGTAACCTCCCTTGGGTCGGTGACCCGCAAATCGGGATTCTGCCACGATCCGGGCCCGCGGAAAAGAGCGGAATCCTCGCGGAACATTTCTTTGACGGG contains:
- a CDS encoding glycosyltransferase codes for the protein MRVLFVNSIQMWGGAEVWLMDVMHGLAARGHTVTLACRPGTILEKNARAEGLDVVPVAMRSDFDPVVVANMVRLMRARDIDVISTNMDKELRFSGLAARLAGRIAVVPSREVDYPLKNKLRYRFTYNHLADHILANSAATKRSLLMNAPWLSPDRIEVIYKGIDPAPYLDGPQDGMALRAELGIADDAPVVGFVGQIIERKGIPDLVWSIPRVVEQLPGVRFLFVGKGMLVEFLLEKTRELGVERNVVHAGFRRDIPAVMKAIDLLVLPSVVEGFGYVLVEAMAAAKPVVATDVSSIPEIVQHDETGILVDVHNADQLAAAVLSVLRAPDRGRAMGERGRSVMLEKFTLQRMIDRIEAAFLATRARKRGGIDSH
- a CDS encoding META domain-containing protein, which translates into the protein MMRRSTVFAMLLLTLLAGCERHETEKAAPPANATGAPTLDELKNATYSGIDALAEHVTLVDGLWQGEPFVVGGVARPRLYYARDFRLTGDLDGDGNDEAVALVGYSGGGTGELLYVTVMRREAGATDCVGAALLGDRVKIRDARVTDGRIVIDVLQVGPGDPVCCPGDLVTRVWQLTADGLVEVRTTPTGRLDVSVLAGVVWVLKWWSWDEPAPAEPEVSAVFEGIRVSGFAGCQAYSAGFRDADFPGEVHVLAVVADEGSCIGTAAEVQSRFLALFGAVQRYSFMNGMLLLEYKADGRTGTMLFERRPLSVPPQSE
- a CDS encoding cupin domain-containing protein, which gives rise to MAGSRSKQLILALQLEPHPEGGFYREVFRSPAVVKPGDGRGTRAALSAIYFLLGEGGTSRWHSVRSDEQWTFLEGDPLELLVIDRATFGVTVHRLGASSGGDITTAVVPGGAWQAARALGTHALVTCTVGPGFDFADFAFMADDAAAAARLRGEAPDLVRLL
- a CDS encoding dienelactone hydrolase family protein: MKTLALVILVGLLAQAAHGAVKIEPVEYKQGDSALKGVIVYDDAVTGKRPGVMVVHEWWGLNDYARMRAKMLAELGYVAFAIDMFGEGKTTEHPQEAGEWSSALAANQEMATARFMAAYDLLKKNPRVNPEHVAAIGYCMGGSVVLRMALNGADLDAVASFHGGLFPEPAPGPVKASILVCHGAADGFMPDDVVQQFQKNLAESGADYEFISFGGAKHSFTNPGADERGIPGLEYNAAADRRSWAALKEFLAEAFK